A genomic window from Hyla sarda isolate aHylSar1 chromosome 8, aHylSar1.hap1, whole genome shotgun sequence includes:
- the LOC130284650 gene encoding uncharacterized protein LOC130284650, with the protein MMLAKVGLLRLQKKVSHFEQLQFLLTSRVVCNSSGNITNPRTLEPDNESQQSSGSTQDQERSQEDVAGPSEPNVDLASRRAANDGYNTNAGSSRRGGRSGGRGRGRSITVESEAIAMLQRVDAEDHWDHITYTMAERLGKLPEGRQWSCVPALFEIMALYASPNPIPDNVEVIATIGNLRKKYCCDNMVNTPPPNNTLDNSVQSDNSTPNPRFTNTTEEMWQQQYNAQCSSNPSSYLALLHEPCDEEESHSIVRKVTREFTSPSELTSGQEQRHYQTL; encoded by the exons ATGATGTTGGCAAAAGTGGGTCTGCTGCGCctacaaaaaaaagtttcccatttTGAGCAACTACAGTTTCTTCTAACCAGCCGCGTTGTTTGCAA ttcTAGTGGCAACATTACAAATCCTCGGACGTTGGAACCAGACAACGAAAGCCAACAATCATCAGGGTCCACACAAGATCAAGAAAGAAGTCAAGAAGATGTTGCTGGACCATCTGAGCCAAATGTGGACTTGGCAAGTAGACGAGCAGCAAATGATGGATACAATACTAATGCTGGTAGCAGTCGCAGAGGTGGCCGTTCAGGCGGTCGGGGTAGGGGGCGATCAATCACAGTAGAAAGTGAGGCAATAGCAATGCTTCAAAGGGTAGATGCGGAGGACCATTGGGACCATATCACATATACAATGGCTGAAAGGCTGGGCAAACTCCCTGAAGGAAGACAATGGTCATGTGTTCCTGCCCTTTTTGAAATTATGGCTTTATATGCCTCCCCTAATCCTATTCCAGATAATGTTGAGGTAATTGCGACTATAGGCAACTTACGTAAAAAATATTGCTGTGATAACATGGTCAATACACCTCCGCCAAACAACACTTTGGATAACTCAGTACAGTCTGACAATTCAACTCCTAATCCCAGATTTACAAACACCACAGAGGAAATGTGGCAACAACAGTACAATGCACAATGTAGCTCAAATCCTTCTTCATATCTAGCCTTACTACATGAACCATGTGATGAAGAAGAATCACATAGTATTGTTAGAAAGGTCACTAGGGAATTCACATCACCATctgagctaacatctggccaagaGCAAAGACATTATCAGACACTGTAA